One stretch of Rhinolophus ferrumequinum isolate MPI-CBG mRhiFer1 chromosome 3, mRhiFer1_v1.p, whole genome shotgun sequence DNA includes these proteins:
- the LOC117018742 gene encoding cytochrome c oxidase subunit 6C — protein sequence MSSSALAKPQMRGLLAKRLRFHIVGAVLVSLGVAAFYKFAVAEPRKKAYADFYRNYDSMKDFEEMRKAGIFQSAK from the coding sequence ATGTCTTCCAGTGCTTTGGCGAAACCTCAGATGCGTGGCCTTCTGGCCAAGCGTCTGCGATTTCATATTGTTGGAGCAGTCCTTGTTTCTCTGGGGGTTGCAGCTTTCTATAAGTTTGCTGTGGCTGAACCAAGGAAGAAGGCATATGCAGATTTCTACAGAAATTATGATTCCATGAAAGATTTtgaggagatgaggaaggctggTATCTTTCAGAGTGCAAAGTGA